In the Bacillus sp. FJAT-42376 genome, TGTCATACACAGCAAGGCTTTGTGAGCAAGCCATGCACTGATATCATACTCGAATTTTTATGAAAAAGATACTGTTTTTTTTGTGTTTTTTACTGTTTTTTTTGGCCGGTTTTTATCCCTTTTCCGGAGGCCCATTTTGCGTCTTCAAACACAAGTTTTCCATCAATCATCGTGCACTTCGGTTTCGCTAAATAATGGAAGGGATGGTGGCTCCAGAGAACAAGATCGGCGTCTTTTCCCTCTTCCAGGCTTCCGATGCGGTCATCGACCTGCAGATTGCGTGCTGCGGTGATGGTGATGCCTTCAATCGCTTTTTGTTCATCGAATCCTTCACGGACAGCGAGGGAGGCTACGACATTTAAATATTGAATCGGTGTATATGGGTGGTCGGTTGTAATCGAAACTTCCACACCCTGATCCGAAAGAGCCTGATACGTCTGCCAGCTTTTGTTTTTCAATTCGACTTTCGACCGGCGTGTGAATGTAGGTCCGACGCTTACCTTTGCGTTTTTCCCGGCGAACTCCTCTGCTATCAGATGGCCCTCTGTACAATGCTCGATTCGGTAATCAAGGTTGAACTCCTCGGCAAAACGGACCGCGGATAAAATATCATCCGACCTGTGGGCGTGAATGCGTACGGGAATTTCCCTTCTTAACGCACGGCGTATGGAAATGGAGCGGAAATCTTCTTCATCATCGCAGTATTTGGCAGCGTAAAAGGCTTCGCGAAGCATTCCCATTATTCCCATTCTTGTGATGGAGTCTTTGTTCCCCTGACTATGAATCCGCTTAGGGTTTTCCCCTAATGCAATTTTCAAACCGGCGGTCTCCTTGATCAGCATATCACTGATGTTCACTCCGCTCGTTTTAATGACGGAAGTCGTGCCCCCGATTACGTTCGCGCTTCCCGGCATGATGTGAACCGTGGTAATCCCGTGGGAAATGGCATCATGAAAACCGGAATCAAGAGGATGAACACCGTCAAGGGCGCGGATATGAGGGGTCAGCGGTTCCACGGTTTCATTCGCATCATTCCCCGCCCAGCCGGTTCCTTCATCATAAAGTCCAAGATGGGTATGGACGTCTATGAGTCCGGGAAAAAGGAATTGATCATGACAGTCAATGACCGTACAGTTTTCGGGCGGTGAAATGTTTTTCCCGATCTTTGCGATTTTCCCGTTTTCAACGAGCAGGTCGGACGCATATAAAATGTCCGAGGTTACTGGAAAAATGGTGGCGCGCTTAAATAATGTGCAGGTCATTTTTTTGATCTCCTAGCGGAAATAGATTTT is a window encoding:
- a CDS encoding amidohydrolase produces the protein MTCTLFKRATIFPVTSDILYASDLLVENGKIAKIGKNISPPENCTVIDCHDQFLFPGLIDVHTHLGLYDEGTGWAGNDANETVEPLTPHIRALDGVHPLDSGFHDAISHGITTVHIMPGSANVIGGTTSVIKTSGVNISDMLIKETAGLKIALGENPKRIHSQGNKDSITRMGIMGMLREAFYAAKYCDDEEDFRSISIRRALRREIPVRIHAHRSDDILSAVRFAEEFNLDYRIEHCTEGHLIAEEFAGKNAKVSVGPTFTRRSKVELKNKSWQTYQALSDQGVEVSITTDHPYTPIQYLNVVASLAVREGFDEQKAIEGITITAARNLQVDDRIGSLEEGKDADLVLWSHHPFHYLAKPKCTMIDGKLVFEDAKWASGKGIKTGQKKQ